One genomic window of Haloferax mediterranei ATCC 33500 includes the following:
- the tuf gene encoding translation elongation factor EF-1 subunit alpha has product MADKPHQNLAIIGHVDHGKSTLVGRLLFETGSVPEHIIEQHREEAESKGKSGFEFAYVMDNLAEERERGVTIDIAHQRFDTDKYYFTIVDTPGHRDFVKNMITGASQADHAILVVAADDGVAPQTREHVFLARTLGIEELIIAVNKMDVVDYSEDTYKQVKEEVQQLLKQVRFDTEDAGFIPISAFEGDNIAESSENMSWFDGPTVLESLNNLPEPSPPTDAPLRIPIQDVYTISGIGTVPVGRVETGILNTGDNVMFMPSNVGGEVKTIEMHHEEVAEAGPGDNIGFNVRGVGKDDIRRGDVCGPADEPPSVAETFSAQIVVMQHPSVITAGYTPVIHAHTSQVACTFESLDQKLDPASGEVAEENPDFIKAGDAAIVTLRPQKPLSIEPSSNIPELGSFAIRDMGQTIAAGKVLEVNE; this is encoded by the coding sequence ATGGCAGACAAACCACACCAAAACTTAGCCATCATCGGACACGTCGACCACGGGAAATCCACACTCGTCGGTCGACTCCTGTTCGAAACAGGTAGCGTACCCGAACACATTATCGAACAGCACCGCGAGGAAGCGGAGTCCAAGGGGAAGTCAGGCTTCGAGTTCGCCTACGTCATGGACAACCTCGCGGAAGAACGTGAGCGCGGTGTCACCATCGATATCGCCCACCAGCGCTTCGACACGGACAAATACTACTTCACTATCGTCGACACGCCCGGTCACCGTGACTTCGTGAAGAACATGATTACGGGCGCGTCGCAGGCCGACCATGCTATTCTCGTCGTGGCAGCCGACGACGGCGTTGCGCCGCAGACCCGCGAACACGTCTTCCTCGCCCGCACCCTCGGCATCGAGGAGCTCATCATCGCGGTCAACAAGATGGACGTTGTTGACTACAGCGAGGACACCTACAAGCAGGTCAAAGAGGAAGTCCAACAGCTCCTCAAACAGGTCCGCTTCGACACCGAAGACGCCGGGTTCATCCCCATCTCCGCGTTCGAAGGCGACAACATCGCCGAGTCCTCGGAGAACATGTCGTGGTTCGACGGTCCGACAGTGCTGGAGTCGCTCAATAACCTGCCAGAACCGTCACCGCCGACTGACGCACCGCTCCGCATCCCGATTCAGGACGTGTACACCATCTCCGGTATCGGGACTGTCCCCGTCGGCCGTGTCGAGACGGGTATCCTGAACACCGGCGACAACGTCATGTTCATGCCGTCGAACGTCGGCGGAGAGGTGAAGACCATCGAGATGCACCACGAGGAGGTCGCCGAGGCTGGTCCGGGCGACAACATCGGGTTCAACGTCCGCGGCGTGGGCAAAGACGATATCCGTCGCGGGGACGTTTGTGGTCCGGCCGACGAGCCGCCGTCCGTAGCCGAGACGTTCAGTGCACAGATTGTCGTCATGCAGCACCCGTCTGTTATCACTGCTGGCTACACGCCGGTCATTCACGCCCACACGTCACAGGTGGCGTGTACGTTCGAATCGCTCGACCAGAAACTCGACCCCGCGTCGGGCGAGGTTGCAGAGGAGAACCCTGACTTCATCAAGGCTGGCGACGCCGCAATCGTCACGCTCCGCCCGCAGAAGCCACTCAGCATCGAGCCATCCTCGAATATCCCCGAACTCGGTAGCTTCGCAATCCGCGACATGGGCCAGACCATCGCGGCCGGGAAGGTCCTCGAAGTCAACGAATAA
- a CDS encoding aminoacyl--tRNA ligase-related protein: protein MLFTSREAAGWENDTVQLAVRAGFIRQFGSGLFGFTPTGERVRRKIIRRIKTEMDTIGGQAVSLPNLQYKPIWEQSGRWGSFEGEMFTFENRDGQQLCLAPSHEEGIVHLVEGIVRSYEDVPLLLYQVERKHRDDHPRNGLLRTKEFTMKDAYSLHATADSLDEWYGRVRDAYCRIFDALGIDFVVADAQNSVMGGSASEEFIAPVETGSVELVYCEAQGCRVGVTDESPDASLFEGDVCPDCGAALTSGEGIEIGHVFKLGTRYTDPADLTVDMADGSERPVLMGSYGIGVDRLVHTLIEQHGDETGCRWPVTDRGTAAPYTVSIIPLEYGGDIQAVADRLHRECGRATALLFDDLDQTIGERFAESDLLGVPWKVILGNHFRETGEVELEHRDGKTRFIAPGAVSELVGQASSGSE from the coding sequence ATGCTGTTCACCAGTCGCGAAGCAGCGGGCTGGGAGAACGACACGGTTCAACTCGCAGTTCGCGCCGGTTTCATCAGACAGTTCGGAAGTGGACTGTTCGGTTTTACTCCCACCGGAGAGCGCGTCCGGAGAAAAATTATCCGTCGAATCAAGACGGAGATGGATACCATCGGCGGGCAAGCGGTTAGCTTGCCCAACCTCCAGTACAAACCCATCTGGGAGCAAAGCGGTCGCTGGGGGAGTTTCGAAGGCGAGATGTTTACCTTCGAGAACCGCGACGGACAGCAGTTGTGTCTCGCTCCTTCGCACGAGGAAGGAATCGTCCACCTCGTCGAGGGCATTGTCCGTTCCTACGAGGACGTTCCCCTGCTCTTGTATCAGGTCGAACGGAAACACCGCGACGACCATCCCCGGAATGGACTCCTTCGGACGAAGGAGTTCACGATGAAAGACGCCTACAGCCTGCACGCAACCGCCGACTCGCTCGACGAGTGGTACGGCCGCGTCCGCGACGCGTACTGCCGCATCTTCGACGCGCTCGGCATCGACTTCGTCGTCGCCGACGCACAGAATAGTGTGATGGGTGGCTCCGCCTCCGAGGAGTTCATCGCCCCCGTCGAAACGGGAAGCGTCGAACTCGTCTACTGTGAAGCCCAAGGATGTCGCGTCGGTGTGACCGACGAATCTCCCGACGCCTCGCTCTTCGAAGGCGACGTATGCCCCGACTGCGGCGCGGCCCTCACCAGCGGCGAAGGTATCGAAATCGGCCACGTGTTCAAGTTGGGGACGCGGTACACTGACCCCGCCGACCTCACTGTCGACATGGCGGACGGCTCCGAACGACCCGTCCTGATGGGGAGTTACGGAATCGGCGTCGACCGACTCGTCCATACACTCATCGAGCAACACGGCGACGAAACCGGCTGTCGATGGCCCGTGACCGACCGCGGAACCGCCGCACCCTACACCGTCTCGATTATCCCCCTCGAATACGGGGGCGACATCCAAGCGGTGGCCGACCGACTCCACCGTGAGTGCGGCCGAGCAACCGCCCTCCTCTTCGACGACCTCGACCAGACAATCGGCGAACGATTCGCCGAGAGCGACCTTCTCGGCGTTCCCTGGAAGGTAATCCTCGGGAACCACTTCAGGGAGACGGGCGAAGTCGAACTCGAACACCGAGACGGGAAGACTCGGTTCATTGCACCCGGAGCAGTTTCTGAACTTGTCGGGCAGGCGTCATCAGGCAGCGAGTAA
- a CDS encoding PAS domain S-box protein, which produces MANTSGGLLTVDEDGVIVFANPALEHILGYQPDELVGQPLQTLVPDHLEQDPMQAFQRYLQTGERQKDWNDIGLTAKHNEGHEVPVSIRFQEHTHHGQRLFTGTLRDNTDREQRRNELERYEDIITHLPEGIYRTEACPDGNFVEGNAALREMLDVPSIDALRQKGPEDFYANPDEREVLEERLHEDEILSDHELKVQTATGETIWTSVTAIKREEHGEIYFDGVVEDITERKEREERFRAFREAVEQAGHSIYMTDPDGTIEYVNPAFESITGYSEEDACGETPRLFSSNEHDDDFYADLWETIKSGDVWQGEVTNQRKNGDQYVVNQTIAPVKDENGDIERFVAVNADITEQKERERTLERQRAALKCIKKMTENLRPLNRALSRVSTQAEIEQVVCEHLAMSDTYLFAWYGDYTPEREQVTPQEWAGVEAGYVDDFELATDESDVGHRLISQAVHTRDVQASRNVLSDPVYESWREDALARGYQSLAAVPVVFGDTVYGVTVVYSSRPNAFDEYEKGLLRELGERVGHAVHAAENERLLHTDTVTELEFQTTGAESVPVQVAEELDCRFEFETVVPTSENGFLCYAAVEDATPETVIEYLSNSPTVDHARAINATGTQGMIEYRVSESPMTKLLDYGATVTSKVVEDGEETIVAEVAPDSNTRKVISGVQAAYPDTTFVAKRSVDRPVQSINLTHDVLDDLLTDRQREVLELAYHAGFFESPRCSTGDELAAALGIASPTFYLHVRKATRKILEQIDEIGLFD; this is translated from the coding sequence GTGGCGAACACGTCAGGGGGGCTGCTCACGGTTGACGAAGACGGCGTCATCGTCTTTGCCAACCCGGCGCTCGAACACATCTTAGGGTATCAGCCGGACGAGCTGGTCGGACAACCGTTGCAGACACTCGTTCCCGACCACCTCGAACAGGACCCCATGCAGGCGTTCCAGCGGTATCTCCAAACAGGCGAACGACAGAAAGACTGGAACGACATCGGCCTGACAGCGAAACATAACGAAGGCCACGAGGTACCGGTGTCGATCCGATTCCAAGAACACACACACCACGGTCAGCGACTCTTCACAGGGACACTCCGGGACAACACCGACCGAGAACAACGCCGGAACGAACTCGAACGCTACGAAGACATCATCACGCACCTTCCCGAGGGTATCTATCGTACTGAGGCCTGCCCCGATGGCAACTTCGTCGAGGGAAATGCAGCGTTACGAGAGATGCTCGACGTCCCATCGATAGATGCGCTCCGCCAAAAGGGCCCCGAGGATTTCTACGCCAATCCGGATGAGCGAGAGGTATTAGAGGAGCGTCTCCACGAAGATGAAATCCTCTCGGACCACGAGCTGAAAGTACAAACCGCGACGGGCGAGACGATTTGGACGTCGGTCACGGCGATTAAGCGCGAAGAACACGGAGAGATATACTTCGATGGCGTCGTCGAGGACATCACCGAGCGCAAGGAGCGCGAGGAGCGATTTCGTGCCTTCCGGGAAGCGGTTGAACAGGCTGGCCACTCGATTTACATGACCGATCCCGATGGCACCATCGAGTACGTCAACCCGGCATTCGAGAGCATCACCGGCTACTCGGAAGAGGATGCCTGCGGTGAGACCCCACGTCTCTTCAGCTCCAACGAGCACGATGACGACTTCTATGCGGACCTCTGGGAGACCATTAAATCGGGTGACGTGTGGCAGGGTGAAGTGACCAACCAGCGGAAGAACGGTGACCAGTACGTCGTTAATCAGACGATTGCCCCCGTGAAAGATGAAAACGGTGATATCGAACGGTTTGTGGCGGTGAACGCCGACATCACCGAGCAAAAGGAGCGCGAGCGGACACTCGAACGCCAACGGGCGGCGCTCAAGTGTATCAAAAAGATGACTGAGAACCTCCGCCCGCTCAATCGTGCGCTCTCACGGGTCTCGACGCAAGCGGAAATCGAACAGGTCGTCTGTGAACATCTCGCCATGTCCGACACCTACCTGTTCGCGTGGTACGGCGATTACACGCCCGAACGTGAGCAAGTGACCCCACAGGAGTGGGCAGGGGTCGAAGCCGGCTATGTCGACGACTTCGAGTTGGCGACTGACGAGAGCGATGTCGGCCATCGGCTGATTAGTCAGGCCGTCCACACTCGCGATGTCCAAGCATCCCGGAATGTCCTCTCTGACCCGGTATACGAATCGTGGCGTGAAGACGCGCTCGCCCGTGGGTATCAGTCCTTGGCCGCCGTCCCGGTCGTCTTCGGAGACACCGTGTATGGCGTTACTGTGGTGTACTCGAGTCGGCCGAACGCGTTCGACGAATACGAAAAGGGGCTACTCCGCGAACTCGGAGAACGAGTCGGCCATGCAGTCCACGCCGCAGAGAACGAACGACTCCTCCACACGGACACCGTTACCGAACTCGAGTTCCAGACGACGGGCGCGGAGTCCGTCCCCGTTCAAGTGGCTGAGGAACTCGACTGCCGGTTCGAGTTCGAAACCGTCGTTCCGACCTCGGAAAACGGGTTCCTCTGTTATGCGGCTGTTGAAGACGCAACCCCCGAGACAGTTATCGAGTATCTCTCGAACTCGCCGACGGTCGATCATGCGCGAGCGATCAACGCAACGGGCACTCAGGGAATGATCGAGTACAGAGTGAGTGAGTCCCCGATGACAAAGCTACTCGATTACGGCGCGACCGTGACATCGAAGGTCGTCGAAGACGGTGAAGAGACAATCGTTGCGGAGGTTGCACCAGATTCGAATACCCGTAAAGTCATCTCGGGGGTTCAGGCGGCGTATCCGGACACGACCTTCGTCGCCAAACGTTCGGTCGACCGCCCCGTACAGTCGATCAATCTCACGCACGACGTGCTCGACGACCTGTTGACCGACAGACAGCGAGAAGTGCTGGAACTCGCCTATCACGCAGGGTTCTTCGAATCGCCACGCTGCTCGACGGGTGACGAACTCGCTGCTGCACTCGGGATCGCGTCGCCGACGTTCTATCTTCACGTGCGGAAGGCGACTCGGAAGATTCTAGAGCAGATCGACGAAATCGGGCTGTTCGACTAG
- a CDS encoding DUF7344 domain-containing protein, translating into MTDPDRHWSEMDSHGNEVSLDVTFDLLRSRRRRYILRYLTHHSDTIELQELADQLVACEETPLDDRERLVTSLYHVHLPKLADSGVVTFYPEQRLVEPEATADALLPYLALAANDDVQTDEFSPGCESGVG; encoded by the coding sequence ATGACCGATCCAGATCGGCACTGGTCAGAGATGGATTCACATGGCAATGAGGTCTCTCTAGATGTCACATTCGATCTACTTCGCAGTAGACGGCGACGCTACATCCTACGGTATCTCACACATCACTCCGATACCATCGAGTTACAGGAGTTAGCTGACCAACTCGTGGCGTGCGAGGAGACGCCTCTGGACGACCGGGAGCGACTCGTTACGTCTCTCTACCACGTTCATCTCCCGAAACTCGCTGACAGTGGTGTCGTCACGTTCTACCCGGAGCAACGTCTGGTCGAACCCGAGGCGACAGCAGACGCCTTGCTTCCTTATCTTGCTCTCGCCGCCAACGACGACGTTCAGACGGATGAATTCAGCCCGGGATGTGAGAGTGGCGTCGGGTAA
- a CDS encoding DUF7344 domain-containing protein, which translates to MSKDPNTATNCSQLPTHPYRRQMLVHLERHVTLSLADMADELAVWENDCPLTEIPAEDVRDIYLELYHTHLPRLVHANVAVYDQEQDLVSRSGYGAAAVADIRVVDEQSIDDYDDTVSS; encoded by the coding sequence ATGTCCAAAGACCCCAATACAGCGACGAACTGCTCTCAACTCCCCACACACCCCTACCGCCGTCAGATGCTGGTTCACCTCGAACGGCATGTGACGCTCTCGTTAGCCGATATGGCGGACGAACTGGCGGTCTGGGAGAACGACTGTCCCCTTACCGAAATTCCAGCTGAGGACGTTCGAGACATCTATCTGGAACTCTATCACACACACCTCCCGCGACTGGTGCATGCCAACGTCGCCGTGTACGACCAGGAACAGGACCTCGTTTCGCGTTCGGGATACGGTGCGGCTGCAGTGGCCGATATACGCGTCGTTGACGAACAGAGTATCGACGACTACGACGATACTGTTAGCTCCTAA
- the gcvT gene encoding glycine cleavage system aminomethyltransferase GcvT, with product MGLRKPPLYDAHEDAGAHFTEFGGWDMPVEYDSIKAEHAAVRESVGIFDVSHMSEIEVSGPDATALMQRLTTNDVAALEPGDSQYSAIVNDEGVIIDDTVVYRLPDRDNRVYLFIPNAGHDEEMYDRWASFRDEWDLDATVEDVTEDWAMFAVQGPDALDTVSEAAPDASLGDLSKFQATFADVAGIECWVARTGYTGEDGFEILCPWGDAETVWSALDATPCGLGSRDTLRLEMGYLLSGQDFDPENEPRTPYEAGIGFVVKLDTEFVGRDALEQQHEAGVDETFVGFTLLDRGVPRHGYDIATEDGEVIGVVTSGTMSPTLSEPIGLGYVPVEYADDGTEVHVLVRGREKRAEIVTPPFINQ from the coding sequence ATGGGCCTTCGAAAACCGCCGTTATACGACGCCCACGAAGACGCTGGGGCGCATTTCACCGAGTTCGGCGGATGGGACATGCCAGTGGAGTACGACTCCATCAAGGCAGAACACGCGGCCGTCCGTGAGTCCGTTGGCATCTTCGATGTCTCACATATGAGTGAGATTGAGGTGTCTGGCCCGGACGCAACCGCGTTGATGCAACGCCTAACGACGAACGACGTGGCGGCCCTCGAACCGGGTGACTCGCAGTACTCGGCCATCGTGAACGACGAGGGCGTCATCATCGACGACACCGTCGTCTATCGACTCCCGGACCGAGATAACCGGGTGTACCTCTTCATCCCGAACGCTGGGCACGACGAAGAGATGTACGACCGGTGGGCCTCGTTCCGTGACGAGTGGGACCTCGACGCCACCGTCGAGGATGTCACCGAGGACTGGGCCATGTTCGCGGTGCAGGGTCCCGACGCACTCGACACGGTTTCCGAGGCCGCACCTGACGCCAGTTTAGGCGACCTCTCGAAGTTCCAGGCGACGTTCGCCGACGTGGCGGGCATCGAGTGCTGGGTCGCCCGAACGGGCTACACCGGCGAAGACGGCTTCGAGATTCTCTGTCCGTGGGGTGACGCCGAGACCGTGTGGTCGGCGCTGGACGCCACTCCGTGTGGACTCGGCTCCCGCGACACGCTCCGACTGGAGATGGGCTATCTGCTCTCCGGGCAGGACTTCGACCCAGAAAACGAGCCTCGAACCCCCTACGAGGCCGGTATCGGCTTCGTTGTCAAATTGGACACAGAGTTCGTGGGCCGCGACGCCCTCGAACAGCAACACGAGGCGGGCGTCGACGAAACCTTCGTCGGCTTTACCCTCCTCGACCGGGGTGTTCCCCGGCACGGCTACGACATCGCCACCGAAGACGGCGAGGTCATCGGCGTGGTGACGAGCGGGACGATGAGTCCGACCCTGTCGGAACCGATCGGTCTCGGCTACGTCCCCGTCGAATACGCGGACGACGGAACAGAGGTTCACGTCCTCGTCCGCGGCCGTGAGAAGCGCGCAGAAATCGTCACACCTCCCTTTATCAACCAATAA
- the gcvH gene encoding glycine cleavage system protein GcvH, which translates to MFEIPDDRKYLESHEWTTTEGDTVRIGISDFAQDELGDVVFVELPTEGDELDAGDEFGVVESIKAVSDLYAPISGTVTAVNEALFDAPELVNDDPYGDGWMFEMEPSDTDEFDDLLSPEEYREQTE; encoded by the coding sequence ATGTTCGAAATTCCCGACGACCGCAAGTACCTGGAATCGCACGAATGGACCACCACCGAAGGCGACACCGTCCGCATCGGTATCTCCGACTTCGCACAGGACGAACTGGGCGACGTCGTCTTCGTCGAACTCCCCACCGAGGGCGACGAACTCGACGCCGGCGACGAGTTCGGTGTCGTCGAGAGTATCAAGGCGGTTTCCGACCTCTACGCGCCGATTTCGGGAACGGTCACCGCGGTCAACGAAGCACTGTTCGACGCACCCGAACTCGTCAACGACGACCCCTACGGCGACGGCTGGATGTTCGAGATGGAACCGTCCGACACGGACGAGTTCGACGACCTCCTCTCTCCCGAGGAGTACCGCGAGCAGACGGAGTGA